Proteins encoded by one window of Fusarium graminearum PH-1 chromosome 1, whole genome shotgun sequence:
- a CDS encoding peptidyl-prolyl cis-trans isomerase D produces MAAEGDSPARPRVYFDISIGGKSVGRITMELYADLVPKTADNFRSLCTGEKGIGKSGKPLHYKGSVFHRVIKQFMIQGGDFTAGDGTGGESIYGNKFDDEAFPIKHEKPFLLSMANAGPNTNGSQFFITTVPTPHLDGKHVVFGEVLNGKSVVRQIENLTTQSGDRPAKEALIVDCGELTGDAALAADVKQPDALGDPYEDFPEDCTDTLDAVAVLKIAKASKDYGNTAFKSGNYSLGLDKYQKGLRYINEEPELEDQPQSIKDELEALRFSLNNNSALLNIKLEAWDDAARSASAALEVGGVKDADRAKAFYRRGLANIHLKDEEAAVRDLTEANKLAPNDSAITRELNGVKTKAAARAAKEKAAYKKFFT; encoded by the exons ATGGCGGCTGAAGGCGACTCCCCCGCGCGACCCCGCGTCTACTTCGACATCTCCATCGGCGGCAAGTCCGTCGGTCGTATCACCATGGAGCTCTACGCCGACCTCGTCCCCAAGACAGCCGACAACTTCCGCTCTCTCTGCACTGGTGAGAAGGGCATCGGAAAGTCTGGAAAGCCTCTGCACTATAAAGGCTCCGTCTTCCACCGCGTCATCAAGCAGTTTATGATCCAGGGTGGTGATTTCACTGCTGGCGACGGCACTGGAGGCGAGTCTATTTACGGCAACAAGTTCGACGACGAGGCTTTCCCCATCAAGCATGAGAAGCCTTTCCTTCTGTCCATGGCCAATGCTGGTCCCA ACACCAACGGCTCCcaattcttcatcaccaccgTCCCTACCCCTCATCTCGATGGCAAGCACGTCGTATTCGGAGAGGTTCTCAACGGCAAGTCCGTTGTTCGCCAGATCGAGAACCTTACTACCCAGTCAGGCGACCGTCCTGCTAAGGAGGCTCTCATTGTCGACTGTGGTGAGCTCACTGGCGATGCCGCCCTCGCTGCCGATGTGAAGCAGCCCGACGCTCTCGGCGACCCCTACGAGGACTTCCCCGAGGACTGCACCGACACTCTCGACGCTGTCGCTGTTCTCAAGATCGCAAAGGCCAGCAAGGACTACGGCAACACTGCTTTCAAGTCAGGTAACTACTCGCTTGGACTCGACAAGTACCAGAAGGGTCTGCGCTACATCAACGAGGAGCCCGAGCTTGAGGACCAGCCTCAGTCCATCAAGGACGAGCTCGAAGCCCTGCGCTTctccctcaacaacaactcagccctcctcaacatcaagcttgaggccTGGGACGACGCTGCCCGCTCTGCTTCCGCTGCCCTCGAAGTCGGCGGAGTCAAGGACGCCGACCGCGCAAAGGCTTTCTACCGTCGCGGTCTTGCCAACATCCACCTCAaggacgaggaggctgctgtgCGCGACCTGACCGAGGCCAACAAGCTCGCGCCCAACGATAGCGCCATTACCCGCGAGCTCAACGgcgtcaagaccaaggctgctgctcgcgctgccaaggagaaggctgctTACAAGAAATTCTTCACCTAA